The genomic segment CCTTACTCAGCGAAATTTCCGAGATGAAGATCGAACAGAAAAAATACGGCGGGTTTGACCTCATCCTGTATCCGGTACGAACGCAAGTTAAGGTACATACTGAAGGCACATTGAATGAGGAAAAATTACAGTATATGATATTAGCCTTGGATGTCATACGGGAACTTGATCTTAACGCAAAGATTGAGGAGTTGGATGTACGGGGAGGAACTGCTTCCTACCGTTTAAGAGGGGAAACCGATGAGTGATGTCATAGTCGGATTGGATATAGGCACCAGCGCAATCAGAGCCGTTGTCGCTGAAAAACTCGAAACAGGCGTACTGCAAATTATCGGTGTGGGAACCGGCGTTTCGCAAGGCTTACGGAAAGGAACCGTTGTCAATATCGAAAAGACCGTACAGGGAATTCACGCAGCGGTAGAAGCTGCAGAGATGATGTCCGGCGTGGAAATTACTCACTGCATCACCGGAATAGGCGGTACCCATATCGAAGGGATTAATTCCCGCGGCATCGTCGCCGTTACCGATAAAGGAAAGGGAAACCGCGAAATAGACCAACAGGATATTGACCGTGTGATAGAGGCTGCAAAGGCTGTTGTGATTCCGATGGATAGACGGGTTATGCATGTTATCCCCCAATCGTATATTGTCGACGATCAGCGCGGTATTGCGGATCCGCACAATGTCATCGGCGTCCGTATCGAAGCGGAAGTACATATTATTACCGGATCGGTTACCTGCATCAAAAACATCGTAGACTGCGTAAAGCGGGCTAATTTACAGGTTGATGCGCCGATGTACCACGGCTTAGCTGCCGTAGAATCCGTTATGACGCAGGAAGAACAGGAACTCGGTTCGGTGCTTATCGACATCGGCGGAGGAACAACCGATATTGTGGTAATGTCGGGCGGAGCGCCGGTACTGACCACGGTGCTGCCGGTGGGCGGAAGCCACGCTACAAACGATTTGGCGATTGTAAAAGGGCTTTCTACCGAAACCGCCGAAAAAATAAAGATAACCGACGGGTGCTGTTGGCAGCCGCTTATGGATGACAATAAATCGGTACTGATTTCCGCACCGGGCGGACGGGCGCCTATACAGATTGAAAAAGCGGATATATGCGATATTCTGCAAGCCCGCATGGCGGAAATTTTTACGATGGCAAAGGATAAAATCGCACCGGCGGCTGCTTCAAACCGGTTTGCAGGTAATGTAATTCTCTGCGGCGGCGGTTCGCTTATGCCCGGCGCTACGGAACTTGCCTCGGAAATCTTCGGCACGCCTGCAGTACGGTTAGGTATTCCGGGAACATTCGGCGGTTTAACGGGAGAATACCGCAGTCCGGAATTTGCAGCCGTGCTCGGACTGATTTTATCTCAGTATAAACAGCACAGTCCCGTAGGAGAAGAAAAAAATAAAATTGAAGCCGATTCGGGTAAACTTGTCGGTAAAATAAAAGGTTTTTGGAAAAACTTATTTGAATAAAGGGGAGGGGAAAAATATGGATTATCAAGTGATGCAGCAAAATGAAATGTTACCGGTTAATCCCACCGTTATTAAAGTAATCGGCGCAGGTGGAGGCGGTTCGAATGCGGTGAATAGGATGATGGAGTGTAACATACAGTATGTCGATTTTATCGTTGCGAACACCGATGTACAGGCGCTCAATTATTCAAAAGCACCGATGAAATTGGCAATAGGTTCCAAGTTAACCGGAGGGCTCGGCGCAGGCGGAAAACCGGACGTAGGCGAAAAAGCTGCTATGGAAGATACCGAAATTATTGCGAATGCTGTCCGCGGGGCACACATGGTGTTCATCACCGCCGGTATGGGCGGAGGAACGGGAACAGGTTCGGCGCCGGTTATCGCAAAGATAGCCCGCGATCAGGGAGCTTTAACGGTCGGTGTTGTTACAAAGCCCTTCGCTTTTGAAGGACGGGCAAAGATGCGTACCGCCGAAGCGGGGATTGAAAAGCTCAGGAAGAATGTCGACACGCTGGTTGTTATCCCCAATCAGCATTTATTAAACCTTGTAGACAGCAAGCAGACGATAAAAGATGCCTTTGTTATGGCGGACGACGTACTGCGTCGTGCCGTGCAGGGGATTGCCGATATCATTACCAAAAACGGATTGGTCAATATCGACTTTGCGGATGTCCGCTCCACGATGGCCGGTCAGGGCGATGCGCTGATGGGCGTCGGTACCGGATCGGGAGAAAACCGTGCGGTGGATGCGGCCACCAATGCCATCAACAACCCGCTTTTAGAGGATTCTCATATCGAGGGCGCAACGCGGATATTGGTTAATATTTACGCATCGGAGATGCCTTCTACGGTGGAGGTCAACGATATTATGGAAATCGTTACGGCAAACGCCAATCCCGATGTGGAAACTATCCACGGTATTACCGTCGATGAAACCGACGAAGCCATGAAAGACAAGATCACCGTAACGGTTATCGCGACGGGCTTTCCTACCGATACGGATCCCGTTCAAAACACGGTGCAGAATCAGGGGCAGGCGGCGGGAGCAACCGCACAGCAGGAACCGCTCCATACGCCGTTTTTACAAAACGATTTTATTTCGGCAAGCGAATGGGCAAAGCTGCAAACACCTCAGCAGCCTACTCTCCCCGGCCTCGGCCCGCGGAATGCAGGAATACCGGCAACCCCGCCGCCTCAACCGGCAATGACCGAAAGCCCGCGGCAGCCCATCCGCGTCCAACTCCCCGGCGCCAACACCGACCTCGATGTGCCGGCGTACCTACGGAACAAACGATAAGGATAAGCACATCCGACAATACAATTCTCACAGTTCACAGCACACTCCGCTGCTGTGAACTGCTCACTCATTTTATTTCAGCATAGAACAGCTTGCAGCCATCTGCCTTTTTGCTATAATAATAGCGAGATGACAGGAGCAAATATACTATGGAAAAAGAATTTGACGAACTAACTATAGCTGATGATTATATGTTCTACCGCGTAATGGAAGACCCTGAAATCTGTAAAATGCTTCTAAACAGGGTTTTGCAGGGTAAAGTAGATACGATAACCGAAATAGAATTACAAAAGACAATAGACGATGCAGGGCGGGCAAAAGGCGTGCGGTTTGATGTTTGGGCAAAGGACTGTAACGGTCGTATTTACGATATAGAAATGCAGGCCATCGACAAGAAAGACCTTGCAAAACGTATAAGGTATTATCAAGCGGCCATCGATGTTAGTATCTTGGGAAAAAGTAAACCGTATGAAAGCCTGCCCGATACATTTATACTCTTCTTCTGTACGTTTGACTATCTTGAGAAAACCTTACCTGTTTATACTTTTAAGACGATGTGCAGTGAGGATAGTCGGATAGAACTAGGTGATGGGGTAACGAAGATAATTATAAACAGTAAAGCGGCGGAACACGAGAAGAATGAAGAACTGAAAGTATTTTTAGAGTACATGAACGGAAAAGTCAGCAACGACGAATTCATCCAAAGGCTAGAGCAACGGATAAAAGAAGTAAAAGCAAATGAAGAGTTGAGGAGGGAGTATATGTTGGTAAATACTATTGAGAGGGATGCACGGAATGACGGATGGAAAGCCGGCATTGCGCAAGGTATTGCGCAAGGTATTGCGCAGGGTAAATCTCTTGGTCTTGCAGAAGGTGAAG from the Treponema vincentii F0403 genome contains:
- the ftsA gene encoding cell division protein FtsA, which gives rise to MSDVIVGLDIGTSAIRAVVAEKLETGVLQIIGVGTGVSQGLRKGTVVNIEKTVQGIHAAVEAAEMMSGVEITHCITGIGGTHIEGINSRGIVAVTDKGKGNREIDQQDIDRVIEAAKAVVIPMDRRVMHVIPQSYIVDDQRGIADPHNVIGVRIEAEVHIITGSVTCIKNIVDCVKRANLQVDAPMYHGLAAVESVMTQEEQELGSVLIDIGGGTTDIVVMSGGAPVLTTVLPVGGSHATNDLAIVKGLSTETAEKIKITDGCCWQPLMDDNKSVLISAPGGRAPIQIEKADICDILQARMAEIFTMAKDKIAPAAASNRFAGNVILCGGGSLMPGATELASEIFGTPAVRLGIPGTFGGLTGEYRSPEFAAVLGLILSQYKQHSPVGEEKNKIEADSGKLVGKIKGFWKNLFE
- the ftsZ gene encoding cell division protein FtsZ translates to MDYQVMQQNEMLPVNPTVIKVIGAGGGGSNAVNRMMECNIQYVDFIVANTDVQALNYSKAPMKLAIGSKLTGGLGAGGKPDVGEKAAMEDTEIIANAVRGAHMVFITAGMGGGTGTGSAPVIAKIARDQGALTVGVVTKPFAFEGRAKMRTAEAGIEKLRKNVDTLVVIPNQHLLNLVDSKQTIKDAFVMADDVLRRAVQGIADIITKNGLVNIDFADVRSTMAGQGDALMGVGTGSGENRAVDAATNAINNPLLEDSHIEGATRILVNIYASEMPSTVEVNDIMEIVTANANPDVETIHGITVDETDEAMKDKITVTVIATGFPTDTDPVQNTVQNQGQAAGATAQQEPLHTPFLQNDFISASEWAKLQTPQQPTLPGLGPRNAGIPATPPPQPAMTESPRQPIRVQLPGANTDLDVPAYLRNKR
- a CDS encoding Rpn family recombination-promoting nuclease/putative transposase, with translation MEKEFDELTIADDYMFYRVMEDPEICKMLLNRVLQGKVDTITEIELQKTIDDAGRAKGVRFDVWAKDCNGRIYDIEMQAIDKKDLAKRIRYYQAAIDVSILGKSKPYESLPDTFILFFCTFDYLEKTLPVYTFKTMCSEDSRIELGDGVTKIIINSKAAEHEKNEELKVFLEYMNGKVSNDEFIQRLEQRIKEVKANEELRREYMLVNTIERDARNDGWKAGIAQGIAQGIAQGKSLGLAEGEARGSHHKALETARNLRSMGLSIEKIAQATGLTVQEVETIAVS